The Aptenodytes patagonicus chromosome 15, bAptPat1.pri.cur, whole genome shotgun sequence genome has a segment encoding these proteins:
- the WSB2 gene encoding WD repeat and SOCS box-containing protein 2, whose amino-acid sequence MKPSGEEPVLLAELKPGRPQRYDWKSSCETWSVAFSPDGAWFAWSQGHCVVKLIPWPLEEAELGCKTSERKSRGSKAEARSRGVAKEKTLECGQIVWGLAFSAWPVAEAGETDPACAVGLPCLILATGLNDGQIKVWEVQTGHLLFSLLGHQDVVRDLSFAPNGSLILVSASRDKTLRVWDLSRDGRQVQVLSGHVQWVYCCSISPDCSMLCSAAGEKSALLWSMRSYTLIRRLEGHQSSVVSCDFSPDSALLVTASYDACVIMWDPYTGEQLRTLRHVPLHSAVDYSSEVHTSSLRSVCFSPEGLYLATVADDRLLRIWALELRSPVAFAPMTNGLCCMYFPHGGFIATGTRDGHVQFWTAPRVLSSLKHLCRKALRTFLTTYQVLALPIPRKLKEFLTYRTF is encoded by the exons ATGAAGCCGAGCGGAG AGGAGCCGGTCCTGCTGGCGGAGCTGAAGCCGGGCCGTCCCCAGCGCTACGACTGGAAATCCAGCTGCGAGACCTGGAGCGTGGCCTTCTCCCCCGACGGCGCCTGGTTCGCCTGGTCGCAGGGACACTGCGTGGTCAAGCTGATCCCCTGGCCCCTGGAGGAGGCCGAGCT CGGCTGCAAAACCTCGGAGCGCAAGAGCCGCGGCAGCAAAGCGGAGGCGAGGAGCCGAGGGGTGGCCAAGGAGAAGACGCTGGAGTGCGGCCAGATCGTGTGGGGCCTGGCCTTCAGCGCCTGGCCGGTGGCAGAGGCGGGGGAGACGGACCCCGCCTGCGCCGTGGGTCTTCCCTGCCTGATCCTGGCCACCGGGCTCAACGATGGGCAGATCAAGGTCTGGGAGGTGCAGACAG GACACCTCCTCTTCAGCCTCTTGGGGCATCAGGACGTCGTCAGAGACCTGAGCTTCGCTCCCAATGGAAGCCTCATCCTTGTGTCGGCCTCGCGGGACAAGACCTTGCGTGTCTGGGACCTGAGCAGAGATG GGCGGCAGGTCCAGGTGCTGTCGGGCCACGTGCAGTGGGTCTACTGCTGCTCCATCTCCCCGGACTGCAGCATGCTCTGCTCCGCTGCCGGAGAGAAGTCG GCGCTGCTGTGGAGCATGCGGTCTTACACCCTCATCCGGAGGCTGGAGGGGCACCAGAGCAGCGTGGTGTCGTGCGACTTCTCGCCAGATTCGGCGCTCCTCGTCACCGCCTCCTACGACGCCTGCGTCATCATGTGGGACCCCTACACCGGGGAGCAGCTGAGGACGCTGCG CCACGTCCCCTTGCACTCAGCGGTGGACTACAGCAGCGAAGTCCACACCAGCTCCCTGCGCTCCGTCTGCTTCTCTCCTGAGGGCCTCTACCTGGCCACGGTGGCGGACGACAG GCTCCTGAGGATCTGGGCGTTGGAGCTGCGGTCTCCGGTTGCGTTTGCTCCCATGACCAACGGCCTGTGCTGCATGTACTTTCCACACGGCGGTTTCATTGCCACGGG GACCAGGGATGGCCACGTGCAATTCTGGACTGCTCCAAGGGTCCTCTCGTCGCTAAAGCACTTGTGTCGCAAAGCTCTGCGCACCTTCCTGACGACGTACCAGGTCCTCGCGCTCCCCATTCCCAGGAAGCTGAAGGAATTCCTTACTTACCGGACCTTTTAA
- the RASAL1 gene encoding rasGAP-activating-like protein 1 — MAKTTSLHCRVVEGKDLPAKDVSGSSDPYCVVKVDNEVVARTATVWKSLNPFWGEEYTLRLSHGFRSLTVYVLDEDTIGQDDVIGKVSLSRQQISAEPRGVDSWLSLAPVDPDKEVQGEIYLELRVPEQGHPRVLRCHLIEARDLAPRDLSGTSDPFARVSCCGHTLETAVIKKTRFPHWDEVLEFELAEGEPGEAMLSVEVWDWDIVGKNDFLGRVEFPLDTIRTDPTKGWFQLLPFPSTTEDHGGQLGALRLVVRLVEDRVLPPPYYQPLIQLLTEPILCPGQPPAGTALAVLEEVTSGESRQDVATKLVKIFLGQGLAVPLLDYLTAHELARTTDPNTLFRSNSLASKSVEQFMKVVGLPYLHDVLKPVVNRIFEEKKYVELDPGKMELSRSRRISFKGSLSEARVRESSLELLKGYLGDIVDAIVGSVEKCPLIMRVAFKQLRRRVEERFPSAQHEEVRYFSISGFLFLRFFAPAILTPKLFSLREQHADTRTGRTLLLLAKALQSIGNLGLQLGQGKEPWMAPLHAILLPSVTRVKAFLDGLVEVESAEAGEGPVPPALFCPSATIKEGYLHTRTAGGPVLLPRFAFKKRYFWLSSEALTYAKSPEWQVRCSIPVPRMRAVEQVDEGTFQHPHVMQIVAQDGAGQLHTTYIQCKSGQELWQWLWAVRQASSTNEAMLPTCHPGTFRAGRWTCCLQPACTAPGCSRTHSTVVLGEWSDPLDPAAAAQTLYRHLRRAGARLW; from the exons ATGGCCAAAACCACCTCCCTGCACTGCCGGGTGGTGGAGGGGAAGGACCTGCCTGCCAAGGACGT GTCCGGCTCCAGCGATCCCTACTGCGTGGTCAAGGTGGACAACGAGGTGGTGGCCAG GACGGCCACGGTGTGGAAGAGCCTGAaccctttttggggggaggaataCACCCTGCGTCTCTCCCACGGCTTCCGCAGCCTCACTGTTTACGTGCTGGATGAAGACACCATCGG GCAGGATGACGTTATCGGCAAGGTCTCGCTCAGCCGCCAGCAGATCTCAGCTGAGCCGCGGG GTGTTGACAGCTGGCTCAGCCTGGCGCCCGTGGACCCCGACAAGGAGGTGCAGGGCGAGATCTACCTGGAGCTGCGGGTCCCCGAGCAGGGCCACCCGCGGGTGCTGCGCTGTCACCTCATCGAGGCCAG GGACCTGGCCCCCCGGGACCTCTCGGGCACCTCGGACCCCTTTGCCCGGGTGTCGTGCTGCGGGCACACGTTGGAGACAGCC GTGATTAAGAAAACCCGTTTCCCGCACTGGGACGAGGTGCTGGAGTTTGAGCTGGCGGAGGGCGAGCCGGGGGAGGCCATGCTGAGCGTGGAGGTGTGGGACTGGGACATCGTGGGCAAGAACGACTTCTTGGGACGG GTCGAGTTCCCCCTGGACACCATCCGCACGGACCCCACCAAGGGCTGGTTCcagctcctgcccttccccagcaccaccgAGGACCACGG GGGGCAGCTGGGCGCCCTGCGGCTGGTCGTGCGGCTGGTGGAGGACAGGGTCCTGCCCCCCCCCTACTACCAGCCCCTCATCCAGCTCCTCACCGAGCCCATCCTCTGCCCGGGCcag ccccccgcCGGCACGGCCCTGGCCGTCCTGGAGGAGGTGACCTCGGGGGAGAGCCGGCAGGACGTGGCCACCAAGCTGGTGAAGATCTTcttggggcaggggctggccgTGCCCCTCCTGGACTATCTCACCGCCCACGAGCTGGCCAGGACCA CGGACCCCAACACCCTCTTCCGCTCCAACTCGCTGGCCTCCAAGTCCGTGGAGCAGTTTATGAAG GTGGTGGGGCTGCCCTACCTGCACGACGTCCTGAAGCCCGTGGTGAACCGCATCTTTGAGGAGAAGAAATACGTGGAGCTGGACCCCGGCAAGATGGAGCTGAGCCGCAGCAG GAGGATCTCCTTCAAGGGGTCCCTGTCGGAGGCACGGGTGCGGGAGAGCAgcctggagctgctgaagggataCCTGGGGGACATCGTCGACGCCATCGTGGGCTCGGTGGAGAAGTGTCCCCTCATCATGAGGGTGGCCTTCAAGCAGCTCCGCAGGCGGGTGGAGGAGCGGTTCCCCTCGGCGCAGCATGAG GAGGTGCGGTATTTCTCCATCAGCgggtttcttttcctccgcttcTTCGCCCCCGCCATCCTCACGCCGAAGCTCTTCAGCCTCCGGGAGCAGCACGCCGACACCCGCACCGGCCGCACGCTCCTGCTGCTCGCCAAG GCGCTGCAGAGCATCGGCAacctggggctgcagctgggccaGGGCAAGGAGCCATGGATGGCCCCGCTGCACGCCATCCTGCTGCCCAGCGTCACCCGCGTCAAAGCCTTCCTGGACGGCCTGGTCGAGGTGGAGAGCGCCGAGG CGGGTGAGGGGCCAGTGCCGCCGGCACTTTTCTGCCCCTCGGCCACCATCAAGGAGGGGTACCTGCACACCCGCACGGCGGGGGGGCCCGTCCTGCTGCCCCGCTTCGCCTTCAAGAAGAGGTACTTCTGGCTAAGCAGCGAGGCCCTGACCTACGCCAAGTCCCCCGAGTGGCAG GTGCGCTGCTCCATCCCCGTGCCACGGATGCGGGCGGTGGAGCAGGTGGACGAGGGTACCTTCCAGCACCCCCACGTCATGCAGATCGTGGCGCAGGATGGCGCCGGGCAGCTCCACACCACCTACATCCAGTGCAAG AGCGGCCAGGAGCTGTGGCAGTGGCTCTGGGCGGTGCGGCAGGCCAGCAGCACCAACGAGGCCATGCTGCCCACCTGCCACCCGGGCACCTTCCGCGCCGGCCGCTggacctgctgcctgcagcctgcctgcaccg CGCCTGGGTGCAGCCGGACCCACAGCACCGTGGTGCTGGGCGAGTGGAGCGATCCCCTGgaccccgcggcggcggcgcagacCCTCTACAGGCACctccggcgggcgggggcccggctgtggtga